In a genomic window of Pseudorasbora parva isolate DD20220531a chromosome 24, ASM2467924v1, whole genome shotgun sequence:
- the vill gene encoding advillin isoform X2: MTEAKDVFKNIQRKPGLQIWTISKMQLVPVPEQAFGNFFEGDCYIIMNVANIATQSTDIHYWIGSTSSQDEQGAAAIYVTQLDESLGGSPVQYREVQGCESAKFKSYFKNGLIYKKGGVGSGFTHVETNMYNIQRLLHVKGTKHVTAREVEVSWSSFNLGDIFLLDIGKAIIQWNGPQSNRQEKLKAVLLAQDIRDRERGGRTQIGVIEGGQEEASPDLMKIMKSVLGPRTVHLKEAIPDDKPDLNQTSIIKLYHVSDASGQLLVQEVAASPLTQDLLCSSDCYFLDHGGSSIMVWKGKGSSIEERRSALSRAVGFIKAKNYPSNTKVEVMSEGGESAMFKHLFKSWKEKGQTQGLGRTYSVGKIAKVDQVKFDVMELHAQPKLAAQERMVDDASGQVQIWRIENLELKEVDRSTYGQFYGGDCYLVLYTYTRANKPQYILYMWQGRHATQDEVTACAYQAVNLDNKYNGAPTQVRVVMGKEPRHFLAIFKGRLIIFEGGTGRAGVVNPDPGARLFQVRGTHEMNTKATEVPARASSLNTNDVFLLKTPQTVFLWYGKGCSGDEREMGKAVADLLSEQDKQNVMEGQEPAAFWVALGGKAPYASDKRLEREVTPHEPRLFECSNQTGRFLMTEVSDFTQDDLDEDDVMLLDTWEEIFLWIGNSANQYETQESYSSAVDYLKTHPAGRDPGTPITTVKQGYEPPTFTGWFNAWDAHKWSNLNNTDLNKKTGGGVGSYSAPGGPGNIRPNNQRVSSSISSAHADQSPTRAKPSGKQNSEQLVKTPNQLRQVSGADSEKQEEYLTDAEFENLLGCTRSSFQRLPKWRQNDLKKKAGLF, encoded by the exons ATGACTGAAGCCAAGGATGTGTTTAAAAACATCCAGCGAAAGCCTGGCCTGCAGATCTGGACCATCAGT aaAATGCAATTGGTCCCAGTCCCAGAGCAAGCATTCGGGAATTTTTTTGAGGGTGACTGCTATATAATTATGAAT gTGGCCAACATCGCCACACAATCCACTGACATCCACTACTGGATAGGCAGCACTTCCTCTCAGGATGAGCAGGGAGCAGCAGCTATCTATGTAACCCAACTGGATGAATCTCTCGGAGGCAGCCCGGTCCAATACCGTGAGGTCCAGGGATGTGAATCAGCCAAATTCAAAAGTTACTTCAAGAATGGTCTCAT ATATAAAAAAGGTGGTGTGGGATCAGGATTCACTCATGTGGAGACCAATATGTATAACATTCAGCGCCTGCTCCACGTCAAAGGGACAAAACACGTGACCGCCAGAGAG GTGGAGGTCTCCTGGAGCAGTTTTAATCTAGGGGACATATTCCTTCTGGACATTGGAAAAGCAATCATTCAATGGAACGGTCCTCAAAGCAATAGACAAGAAAAATTAAAG GCTGTTCTGTTGGCTCAGGACATCAGGGACCGAGAGCGTGGAGGCCGGACTCAGATTGGTGTGATTGAGGGAGGGCAGGAAGAAGCCTCTCCTGACCTGATGAAGATCATGAAATCTGTTTTGGGTCCGAGGACTGTTCACCTGAAGGAGGCAATCCCTGATGACAAACCAGACCTAAACCAGACCTCCATCATCAAACTCTACCA TGTTTCTGATGCCAGTGGTCAGCTGTTGGTACAGGAAGTGGCTGCCAGTCCGCTGACCCAGGATTTGCTTTGCTCCTCG GATTGCTATTTTTTAGATCATGGCGGCAGCTCAATAATGGTCTGGAAGGGAAAAGGATCTTCAATTGAAGAGAGACGTTCAGCACTGAGTCGAGCAGTT GGCTTTATAAAAGCAAAGAACTACCCATCCAACACTAAAGTGGAGGTTATGAGTGAAGGAGGAGAGTCCGCCATGTTTAAACATCTCTTCAAGTCCTGGAAAGAAAAAGGTCAAACTCAAGGCCTAGGAAGGACCTACTCTGTAGGGAAGATAG CTAAAGTGGATCAGGTGAAGTTTGACGTAATGGAGCTTCACGCCCAGCCAAAGCTGGCTGCTCAGGAGCGTATGGTGGATGATGCTTCAGGACAAGTTCAG ATTTGGCGGATTGAGAATCTTGAATTGAAGGAGGTGGACCGAAGCACTTATGGACAGTTCTATGGAGGAGACTGTTATCTAGTGCTGTACACCTACACCAGAGCCAACAAACCTCAGTACATCCTCTACATGTGGCAG GGTCGTCATGCCACACAGGATGAGGTGACGGCTTGTGCTTATCAGGCGGTGAATTTGGATAACAAATACAATGGAGCCCCAACACAGGTCAGAGTGGTCATGGGAAAAGAGCCCAGACACTTCCTGGCCATCTTTAAGGGCAGACTCATCATCTTTGAG GGTGGGACAGGTAGAGCGGGTGTTGTGAACCCTGATCCTGGTGCCAGACTTTTTCAGGTCAGAGGGACACATGAGATGAACACCAAGGCAACAGAGGTGCCCGCCCGAGCTTCCTCTCTCAACACCAATGACGTCTTTCTGCTCAAAACTCCTCAGACTGTCTTCCTGTGGTATGGAAAG GGCTGCAGTGGAGATGAGAGGGAGATGGGGAAAGCCGTAGCTGATTTGCTTTCTGAGCAGGATAAGCAGAATGTGATGGAAGGACAGGAACCAGCTGCCTTCTGGGTGGCTTTGGGAGGGAAAGCTCCATATGCCAGTGACAAGAG ATTGGAGAGAGAAGTGACACCTCACGAACCTCGTCTGTTTGAATGCTCCAATCAGACGGGCCGATTCCTCATGACAGAAGTGTCGGACTTCACTCAGGACGATCTGGATGAGGATGATGTCATGCTGTTAGACACATGGGAGGAG ATTTTCCTTTGGATTGGCAACTCAGCCAACCAGTACGAGACTCAGGAGTCCTACAGCAGTGCAGTGGACTACCTTAAAACCCACCCAGCAGGACGGGACCCTGGCACACCGATCACCACAGTTAAACAAGGCTATGAGCCGCCCACCTTCACCGGCTGGTTTAATGCTTGGGACGCTCACAAGTGGAGC AATCTCAACAACACAGACCTGAATAAGAAAACAGGAGGAGGTGTGGGGAGCTACAGCGCTCCTGGAGGACCGGGAAATATAAGGCCTAATAATCAGCGGGTGTCCTCTTCCATCTCCAGTGCACATGCAGACCAGTCTCCCACCAGAGCAAAGCCTTCTGGGAAGCAAAACTCTGAGCAGCTAGTTAAAACACCTAACCAGCTGCGTCAAGTGAGTGGAGCGGACTCTGAAAAACAAGAG GAATATTTGACTGATGCCGAATTCGAGAATCTCCTCGGCTGCACCCGTAGCAGTTTCCAACGGCTGCCTAAATGGCGTCAGAATGACCTTAAAAAGAAGGCAGGACTGTTTTGA
- the vill gene encoding advillin isoform X1, whose protein sequence is MTEAKDVFKNIQRKPGLQIWTISKMQLVPVPEQAFGNFFEGDCYIIMNVANIATQSTDIHYWIGSTSSQDEQGAAAIYVTQLDESLGGSPVQYREVQGCESAKFKSYFKNGLIYKKGGVGSGFTHVETNMYNIQRLLHVKGTKHVTAREVEVSWSSFNLGDIFLLDIGKAIIQWNGPQSNRQEKLKAVLLAQDIRDRERGGRTQIGVIEGGQEEASPDLMKIMKSVLGPRTVHLKEAIPDDKPDLNQTSIIKLYHVSDASGQLLVQEVAASPLTQDLLCSSDCYFLDHGGSSIMVWKGKGSSIEERRSALSRAVGFIKAKNYPSNTKVEVMSEGGESAMFKHLFKSWKEKGQTQGLGRTYSVGKIAKVDQVKFDVMELHAQPKLAAQERMVDDASGQVQIWRIENLELKEVDRSTYGQFYGGDCYLVLYTYTRANKPQYILYMWQGRHATQDEVTACAYQAVNLDNKYNGAPTQVRVVMGKEPRHFLAIFKGRLIIFEGGTGRAGVVNPDPGARLFQVRGTHEMNTKATEVPARASSLNTNDVFLLKTPQTVFLWYGKGCSGDEREMGKAVADLLSEQDKQNVMEGQEPAAFWVALGGKAPYASDKRLEREVTPHEPRLFECSNQTGRFLMTEVSDFTQDDLDEDDVMLLDTWEEIFLWIGNSANQYETQESYSSAVDYLKTHPAGRDPGTPITTVKQGYEPPTFTGWFNAWDAHKWSGGLSYEEMKSQMGDISQITVNLNNTDLNKKTGGGVGSYSAPGGPGNIRPNNQRVSSSISSAHADQSPTRAKPSGKQNSEQLVKTPNQLRQVSGADSEKQEEYLTDAEFENLLGCTRSSFQRLPKWRQNDLKKKAGLF, encoded by the exons ATGACTGAAGCCAAGGATGTGTTTAAAAACATCCAGCGAAAGCCTGGCCTGCAGATCTGGACCATCAGT aaAATGCAATTGGTCCCAGTCCCAGAGCAAGCATTCGGGAATTTTTTTGAGGGTGACTGCTATATAATTATGAAT gTGGCCAACATCGCCACACAATCCACTGACATCCACTACTGGATAGGCAGCACTTCCTCTCAGGATGAGCAGGGAGCAGCAGCTATCTATGTAACCCAACTGGATGAATCTCTCGGAGGCAGCCCGGTCCAATACCGTGAGGTCCAGGGATGTGAATCAGCCAAATTCAAAAGTTACTTCAAGAATGGTCTCAT ATATAAAAAAGGTGGTGTGGGATCAGGATTCACTCATGTGGAGACCAATATGTATAACATTCAGCGCCTGCTCCACGTCAAAGGGACAAAACACGTGACCGCCAGAGAG GTGGAGGTCTCCTGGAGCAGTTTTAATCTAGGGGACATATTCCTTCTGGACATTGGAAAAGCAATCATTCAATGGAACGGTCCTCAAAGCAATAGACAAGAAAAATTAAAG GCTGTTCTGTTGGCTCAGGACATCAGGGACCGAGAGCGTGGAGGCCGGACTCAGATTGGTGTGATTGAGGGAGGGCAGGAAGAAGCCTCTCCTGACCTGATGAAGATCATGAAATCTGTTTTGGGTCCGAGGACTGTTCACCTGAAGGAGGCAATCCCTGATGACAAACCAGACCTAAACCAGACCTCCATCATCAAACTCTACCA TGTTTCTGATGCCAGTGGTCAGCTGTTGGTACAGGAAGTGGCTGCCAGTCCGCTGACCCAGGATTTGCTTTGCTCCTCG GATTGCTATTTTTTAGATCATGGCGGCAGCTCAATAATGGTCTGGAAGGGAAAAGGATCTTCAATTGAAGAGAGACGTTCAGCACTGAGTCGAGCAGTT GGCTTTATAAAAGCAAAGAACTACCCATCCAACACTAAAGTGGAGGTTATGAGTGAAGGAGGAGAGTCCGCCATGTTTAAACATCTCTTCAAGTCCTGGAAAGAAAAAGGTCAAACTCAAGGCCTAGGAAGGACCTACTCTGTAGGGAAGATAG CTAAAGTGGATCAGGTGAAGTTTGACGTAATGGAGCTTCACGCCCAGCCAAAGCTGGCTGCTCAGGAGCGTATGGTGGATGATGCTTCAGGACAAGTTCAG ATTTGGCGGATTGAGAATCTTGAATTGAAGGAGGTGGACCGAAGCACTTATGGACAGTTCTATGGAGGAGACTGTTATCTAGTGCTGTACACCTACACCAGAGCCAACAAACCTCAGTACATCCTCTACATGTGGCAG GGTCGTCATGCCACACAGGATGAGGTGACGGCTTGTGCTTATCAGGCGGTGAATTTGGATAACAAATACAATGGAGCCCCAACACAGGTCAGAGTGGTCATGGGAAAAGAGCCCAGACACTTCCTGGCCATCTTTAAGGGCAGACTCATCATCTTTGAG GGTGGGACAGGTAGAGCGGGTGTTGTGAACCCTGATCCTGGTGCCAGACTTTTTCAGGTCAGAGGGACACATGAGATGAACACCAAGGCAACAGAGGTGCCCGCCCGAGCTTCCTCTCTCAACACCAATGACGTCTTTCTGCTCAAAACTCCTCAGACTGTCTTCCTGTGGTATGGAAAG GGCTGCAGTGGAGATGAGAGGGAGATGGGGAAAGCCGTAGCTGATTTGCTTTCTGAGCAGGATAAGCAGAATGTGATGGAAGGACAGGAACCAGCTGCCTTCTGGGTGGCTTTGGGAGGGAAAGCTCCATATGCCAGTGACAAGAG ATTGGAGAGAGAAGTGACACCTCACGAACCTCGTCTGTTTGAATGCTCCAATCAGACGGGCCGATTCCTCATGACAGAAGTGTCGGACTTCACTCAGGACGATCTGGATGAGGATGATGTCATGCTGTTAGACACATGGGAGGAG ATTTTCCTTTGGATTGGCAACTCAGCCAACCAGTACGAGACTCAGGAGTCCTACAGCAGTGCAGTGGACTACCTTAAAACCCACCCAGCAGGACGGGACCCTGGCACACCGATCACCACAGTTAAACAAGGCTATGAGCCGCCCACCTTCACCGGCTGGTTTAATGCTTGGGACGCTCACAAGTGGAGC GGAGGCCTTTCATATGAGGAGATGAAAAGCCAGATGGGTGATATTTCGCAAATCACTGTG AATCTCAACAACACAGACCTGAATAAGAAAACAGGAGGAGGTGTGGGGAGCTACAGCGCTCCTGGAGGACCGGGAAATATAAGGCCTAATAATCAGCGGGTGTCCTCTTCCATCTCCAGTGCACATGCAGACCAGTCTCCCACCAGAGCAAAGCCTTCTGGGAAGCAAAACTCTGAGCAGCTAGTTAAAACACCTAACCAGCTGCGTCAAGTGAGTGGAGCGGACTCTGAAAAACAAGAG GAATATTTGACTGATGCCGAATTCGAGAATCTCCTCGGCTGCACCCGTAGCAGTTTCCAACGGCTGCCTAAATGGCGTCAGAATGACCTTAAAAAGAAGGCAGGACTGTTTTGA